Proteins co-encoded in one Oncorhynchus kisutch isolate 150728-3 linkage group LG1, Okis_V2, whole genome shotgun sequence genomic window:
- the LOC116374667 gene encoding uncharacterized protein LOC116374667, producing the protein MSSRCEPGWSGTERKLGQAQKAQKRGYDQHARHREFESGQKVLLLLPSSTSKLLAQWQGPYLIGRKMGPVTYRGAAPGQRFASSYPSCEPQGLGGERGTLQGKSFLVCRVEEDESDGVTEAWKGRAEVILSHLEENKQDEMKQLFGKYPALFSERPGRTKVLEHVIRLKPGQNPVCQHPYRVLERLVVALKEEVYTMIEMDVVEPSSSEWSSPIVIVPKKDGSLHVYMDFRKVNAISQFDAYPMPPH; encoded by the coding sequence ATGTCCTCCAGATGCGAGCCAGGTTGGAGCGGTACCGAGAGGAAGCTAGGGCAAGCCCAGAAGGCCCAGAAGAGAGGGTATGACCAGCACGCTCGCCACAGAGAATTTGAGTCAGGACAGAAAGTCCTGCTCCTCCTTCCCTCATCTACCAGCAAGCTCCTTGCGCAATGGCAAGGACCGTACCTAATCGGAAGGAAGATGGGCCCGGTGACCTACCGAGGTGCTGCACCCGGACAAAGGTTTGCTTCTTCTTACCCATCATGTGAACCTCAAGGcctaggaggagaaagaggaactctccaagggaaGTCCTTTCTGGTCTGCAGAGTAGAAGAAGACGAGTCGGATGGGGTCACAGAGGCATGGAAAGGACGAGCAGAGGTCATTCTGTCTCACCTAGAAGAAAACAAGCAAGATGAGATGAAGCAGCTGTTTGGCAAGTATCCAGCCCTCTTCAGTGAGAGACCAGGAAGAACCAAAGTCCTAGAACACGTTATTCGTTTGAAGCCTGGCCAGAACCCTGTCTGCCAGCATCCTTACCGTGTGCTTGAGAGGCTGGTGGTAGCCCTCAAGGAAGAGGTCTACACCATGATAGAAATGGATGTTGTCGAGCCATCTTCAAGTGAATGGAGCAGCCCTATTGTCATTGTCCCAAAGAAGGATGGGTCTTTGCACGTCTACATGGACTTCCGTAAGGTGAATGCCATCTCCCAGTTTGATGCCTACCCAATGCCCCCGCATTGA
- the LOC109896519 gene encoding myelin and lymphocyte protein, whose protein sequence is MASTTATMGNLPSGFGICTTIPDILYLPELVFGGLVWILVACTLVDPANPQGWVMFVSVFCFTMTFIWMCMFAFGVHRNSGGWAAADFAYHGIAAFFYLSASVALAKVTLDNKSGLLFNYRLDISAVVFSYVATLLYFIHTIFSAIRWKSF, encoded by the exons ATGGCATCAACTACAGCCACTATGGGAAATTTACCCAGTGGATTCGGAATATGCACAACTATTCCAGACATTCTCTACCTACCGGAGCTT GTCTTTGGAGGTCTGGTATGGATCCTGGTGGCATGTACACTGGTGGATCCCGCCAACCCACAGGGCTGGGTGATGTTCGTGTCCGTCTTCTGTTTCACCATGACCTTCATCTGGATGTGCATGTTCGCCTTCGGAGTGCATCGCAACAGCGGGGGATGGGCAGCTGCT GACTTTGCATACCACGGCATTGCAGCTTTCTTCTACCTCAGTGCCTCAGTGGCTCTCGCCAAAGTGACCCTGGATAATAAAAGTGGACTCCTCTTTAACTATCGACTTGATATTTCTGCAGTG GTGTTCTCTTACGTGGCCACACTCCTCTACTTCATCCACACCATCTTTTCGGCCATCAGGTGGAAGTCCTTCTAA